One Nicotiana tomentosiformis chromosome 1, ASM39032v3, whole genome shotgun sequence genomic window, gctaaactaatggggagtgaatttgaaatgagtatgatgggtgagcttaatttctttttaggcttacaaattaaacaaaattcaaatggaaatATGATCCATCAGAaaaagtatgtgaaagagttgcttaaaaggtttaaaatagaagattccaaagaaattgacactcatataac contains:
- the LOC138906606 gene encoding uncharacterized mitochondrial protein AtMg00810-like: MGSEFEMSMMGELNFFLGLQIKQNSNGNMIHQKKYVKELLKRFKIEDSKEIDTHITTTTKLDIDEPGSSVDQKLFQASPKESHLTVVKGILRYLKGTTDFYL